The Sphingosinicellaceae bacterium genome includes the window GGCGCGGCCGTGCTCCTGCAGCTCCCGCGTGTTGGGCTGGTGCGGGCGGCTGTGCAGCGCCATGTGCGCCTCCGCCGGGGTCCGACCGCCCTTGCGCAGGTTGCACGGCGCACACGCCGTCGTGACGTTCTCCCACGTCGTGCGGCCGCCGTAAGCCCTTGGCACGACGTGGTCGAAGGTCAGTTCCTGGCTGCAGCTGCAATATTGGCACTGGAAGCGGTCGCGCAGGAACAGGTTGAAGCGCGTGAACGCGGGGTGGGTCGCCGGCTTGACGTACTGGCGCAGCGCGATGACCGACGGCAGCTTCATCGCAAACGACGGCGAGCGGATCTCGCGGTCGTACTCGGCGACGATGTCGACACGCTCAAGGAAGGCCGCCTTGATCGCGGTCTGCCACGACCACAGGCTCAGCGGGTAATAGCTGAGCGGGGTGTAGTCGGCGTTCAACACGAGGGCCGGGCAGCTTTGCGGCGAGGCGCGCTGCGGCAATAACGGTTCGGGTAACAGATCGGGATGATACATCGTGGCCGCTCCCTGCTCTGGGGCAACCGCTTCGCCACGTCCTCGTCGCACTCAAGGCCAACCGCGAGACGGCCGTCCATTGACGCGCCTCTACAACAGTTCGTGTGTCGGGGGAATGACAGTTACCGCATTTTGATTTCGGGCATGCGGATATCTTGGCCGCATCCCGGAGTTCGGGCGACCCGCGACGCCAGCGCCGCTTGTTGCGGGGCCGCCGGGTGCCTACCTAAGGTCCATGAGTGCCATCAACACGATCTTCATCATCCTTCTGGTCGTGGCGGTGTTGCTGACTGCGACGATGCTGGTCCGTGGGGTCATCGTCATGGCGCGGGGCAAGGACATCACCGGCGAGCAGTCGAACAAGCTGATGAGCTACCGCGTCGCCTTCCAGGGCCTCGCCATATTGATCGTCGTCATCCTGATCATGCTCGCCCGCGCCCAGCATTAGGGCGGGGCGCGGAACCTGTGGTCAAGCTCAACAAAATCTACACGCGCACCGGCGACGACGGCACGACGGGGCTGGCAGACGGCTCACGGGTGTCCAAAACCTCGCCACGCGTCGCCGCCTACGGCAGTTGCGACGAGGCCAACTCGGTGATCGGACTGGCACGGCTGACGACGGCGGGCGACACCGATGCGACTTTGGCGCGCATCCAGAACGAGTTGTTCGATGTCGGCGCCGACCTCGCGACGCCTGAGGGCCCCGAGTGGGCGCTCAGGGCGACGCAGGCTCAGGTCGACCGGCTCGAGGCCGAGATCGACGCGATGAACGCAGACCTGAGCCCGCTGAATTCGTTCATCTTGCCCGGCGGCGCACCGGCGAGCGCCTGGCTCCATCTGGCCCGCACAGTTGTCCGTCGAGCCGAGCGTGAAGCGGTTGCGGCATCGGGTACGGAACAGATA containing:
- a CDS encoding cob(I)yrinic acid a,c-diamide adenosyltransferase: MVKLNKIYTRTGDDGTTGLADGSRVSKTSPRVAAYGSCDEANSVIGLARLTTAGDTDATLARIQNELFDVGADLATPEGPEWALRATQAQVDRLEAEIDAMNADLSPLNSFILPGGAPASAWLHLARTVVRRAEREAVAASGTEQISPLAIAYLNRLSDHLFVLARSENASHGDILWVPGASR
- a CDS encoding HNH endonuclease, with the translated sequence MYHPDLLPEPLLPQRASPQSCPALVLNADYTPLSYYPLSLWSWQTAIKAAFLERVDIVAEYDREIRSPSFAMKLPSVIALRQYVKPATHPAFTRFNLFLRDRFQCQYCSCSQELTFDHVVPRAYGGRTTWENVTTACAPCNLRKGGRTPAEAHMALHSRPHQPNTRELQEHGRAFPPHHLHETWRDYLYWDSELEA
- a CDS encoding HIG1 domain-containing protein is translated as MNTIFIILLVVAVLLTATMLVRGVIVMARGKDITGEQSNKLMSYRVAFQGLAILIVVILIMLARAQH